The following proteins are co-located in the Sulfurovum sp. TSL6 genome:
- a CDS encoding HAD hydrolase family protein yields the protein MPKRPIFITDLDHTFLRTDQSISDFSTEVWNTKREDAILSVATARSFQKTHDFLEKLHLDAPMILLDGTMIVSPDKKLIDLKTINKVLGDAVVEIGLQFDIDPFIIGLKDMELNETFLYPRKLNEHQKFVLKGYKNDPRLQFNPQNKTMDMNLKIVYFGDKKTLEPLTVKLKETFKDAIECKLSPEKYSDGYFLTILHPEGDKAHALQKVMDYLERDTADVTVFGDSVNDIGMFKLAGTSVAVANALDEVKAVADLVLPHSNDEDAVAKYLKDQKR from the coding sequence ATGCCAAAAAGACCGATCTTTATCACTGACTTGGACCATACTTTCTTGCGTACAGATCAGAGTATCAGTGATTTCAGTACAGAAGTCTGGAATACCAAGCGTGAAGATGCCATACTCTCAGTAGCCACAGCCAGAAGCTTTCAAAAGACCCATGATTTTTTGGAAAAACTCCATCTGGATGCTCCTATGATACTCTTAGATGGTACGATGATAGTCTCTCCGGATAAAAAGCTTATAGACTTAAAAACCATCAACAAAGTTTTGGGTGATGCTGTTGTTGAGATAGGTTTGCAGTTTGATATTGACCCTTTTATCATAGGGCTGAAAGACATGGAGCTTAATGAAACTTTCTTGTACCCTCGTAAACTCAACGAACACCAGAAATTTGTCCTTAAGGGTTACAAAAACGATCCACGCCTACAGTTCAACCCTCAAAACAAAACGATGGATATGAACCTGAAGATCGTTTATTTTGGAGACAAAAAGACCCTGGAGCCTCTCACGGTCAAACTAAAAGAGACGTTCAAAGATGCCATAGAGTGCAAACTCTCTCCTGAAAAATATTCAGACGGCTACTTTCTTACGATACTTCATCCAGAGGGAGACAAGGCACATGCACTGCAAAAGGTTATGGACTATTTAGAACGTGATACTGCTGATGTAACCGTATTTGGTGACTCAGTCAATGATATAGGGATGTTTAAACTTGCAGGAACCTCCGTAGCAGTTGCCAATGCCCTGGATGAAGTGAAAGCTGTTGCAGATCTTGTGCTTCCTCACTCTAATGATGAGGATGCTGTAGCGAAGTATTTGAAAGATCAGAAGCGTTAA